The genomic region GTTCAACAAAGCTCTCGACGTAGCTTATCGCTACAACGGAATAGGCATGGATAAAGGGAAAGGAACCCGAAAATTCCTTAAACCCATATATAAGTTCTACGACAAACTTCTTTTTTCAAAAATCAGAGACAACTTTGGTGGTAATTTAAAATTCTTTGTGGGTGGCGGTGCCTTACTCGATATTGAATTGCAACGCTTTTTTTATGCAATTGGTCTGCCCATGTATCAGGGATACGGCTTATCTGAGGCCTCTCCAATCATATCGTCCAATGCACACCATCGCCATAAACTTGGTTCATCAGGCTTCCTTGTCAATAATATGGACTTCAAAATTTGTGACGATCAGGGGAATCCATTACCTGCAGGTGAAAAGGGTGAGATTGTTATCAAAGGGGGTAATGTTATGAAAGGCTACTGGAAAAATGATAAAGCCAGTGCTGAAACACTAAAAAATGATTGGCTGCACACGGGTGATATGGGCCATATAGATGAAGAAGGCTTTCTTTACGTTTCCGGTCGATTTAAATCCTTACTGATTGCCAACGATGGTGAAAAATATAGCCCTGAAGGTATTGAAGAAGCCTTTGTTCATAACTCATCCTATATCGATCAGTGTCTTTTATACAACAATCAGAATCCATATACCATTGCCATGATTGTTCCTAACAAAATGGCTATTCAAGCTTATCTGAAATCTTGTGGCTTAAGTTCAAATACTGAAGAAGGCCAAATTGAGGCACTTAAACTGTTGCAATCAGAAATGAATGCCTATAAAACAGGTGGTATTTATCAGGATATGTTCCCACAAAGATGGATGCCAACTGCAACAGCTGTTCTACCTGAAGCTTTTTCTGAAGACAATAAGCTGGTGAATTCAACCATGAAAGTCGTTCGTGACAAAGTTATTCGCTATTTCAACGACTATGTCGATTATCTCTACACACCAGATGGTAAGAACTTCATCAATACAAAAAATAAAGAAACCATCAGGAATCTTTAAAAGGTTCCTTAAAATAACTCGACACAATCAACACACAATTCAACCATGAAGTTTAATTCAAAGACAATCAACCTGTTTTTTGCTTTGCTCCTGTTATCAATCAGCGTCAGTGCAAAAAACTCAGAAGCTGATAAACAACGAAACAATTACAAAGGTAAAGCCCCCAAATACATTTTCTATTTCATAGGCGATGGCATGGGCTTATCTCAAGCCAATGCAGCTGAAGCCTATATGGCAGCCGTTAACGGGCAGGATGGCATTCAAAAACTTGAAATGAATAAGTTTCCACACCATGGTTTTTACACCACAAATGCCACCAATAGATTTATAACCGGATCGGCCGCTGCAGGAACTGCTCTGGCAACAGGACATAAAACCAGTGTCAATACCATTGGTATGGATGCTTCAAAACAAAAGCCCCTTCAATCTGTCGCTGAAAAAGCCAGAGATTTAGGCTATAAAGTGGGTATCATTTCATCAGTCTCTATCGACCACGCAACTCCGGCTTCCTTTTATGCACACCAACCATCTCGTAGCATGTACTACAATATCAGTCTGGATTTAAGTCGATCAAATTTCAATTATTTTGCTGGTGGAGGTATTAAGCATCCTGTAGGAGATGGTAAAGTGGATAAAAACAATATCATGGCAAATTTTGGTATGGGCACTGATAAAGACGTTGAAAACAAGCAAACCAATTCAATTGAACTGGCAAAAAAACGTGGATATAAAATCTTAAACACTAAAAAAGAGTTTAATCAATTAAGAAAAGGTGATGATAAAATCATTGCTATTGCTCCTCGTTTGGTTGGTGGCAAAGCCCTACCTTACGCTATTGACCAGAATGAAAACGATATCCCATTAAGCGAATTCACAAAAAAAGGGATCGAGCTTTTAAACAACAAAAAAGGGTTTTTCATGATGGTTGAAGGAGGAAAAATAGACTGGACCTGTCATGCCAATGATGCGGCTACGGCAATCAAAGAAGTCATGAATTTTGACGCTGCAATTAAAGTTGCACTTGATTTCTATAATAAGCATCCAAAAGAAACTCTAATTGTTGTAGGGGGTGATCACGAAACAGGTGGTATGGCTCTTGGTTTTTCTGGCAGCCATTATCATTCCGCTTTTAAACTGTTACAATATCAGAACATTTCTAACGATGGTTTTACTGAAATTATCAATGAATACAAAAAAAATAATAAGGATAATTACAAACTTGAAGATGGAATGGCCTTAGTTGAAAAACACTTTGGTCTTGGCAATAAGAATAAAGGCTTGGAACTTTCTAATCTTGAGAAAAAGCAACTTAAAAATGCTTTTGAACAAAGTATGAGTGACAATAAGGAAATCAAAAAAGATGACCAATTCTATCTGCTATATGGAAGTTATAATCCATTGGCAGTAACAGCCTGCCACATCTTATCTCAAAAAGCAGGAATTGGCTGGACTTCCTTCTCACATACTGCAACACCAATCCCGGTAAAAGCAATTGGTGTCGGTTCTGAACTGTTTTCCGGCTATTTCGATAATACGGATATGGCAAAAAACATATTCAGACTTCTGGAGTTAAACTAATCATTTGAAACATATTTGAAGGGTGAGCTTTTAAGTTTTCAAATAGAACTTAAAGACTCACCTTTTCCATTTAAAAATATATTGCAAACACAATTGGCATGATTAAAGTTCCTAAAAAATCAGATCTCATCTTAGTTGGCTTATTAATTATTGCGTGCTTCAGCCTAATTGTTTTTCCCAATGAATTTAGTAAGGATCAAGAAGCTAATACGCAACGCGTAAAAGCCCTGGTTTTGTCCACGAATAATGAATTGATGGTAGAAACTGGGATCCTAAAAACAGGAACACAGAAACTTCAAATCAGAATATTAGATGGGAAATTTAAGAACGTCGAAATTCAAGCATTTAATCAACTGATTGGACGTATGGAGTTTGATAAACTTTTTATTCCCGGCGATAAAACTTTAACGGTCTTAAACTTAAACCAAGACCATTCAACGATTAAAAGTGCCAATGTAATTGATCATTACAGAATCAATATGGAACTATGGTTATTAATTCTTTTCGTTATACTACTGGTTAGCTTTGCTGGCTGGGTTGGACTCAAGGCCATTCTATCCTTCATGTTTGCGGGTTTAACCATCTGGAAATTACTCCTACCCGGCTTTTTAAAAGGGTTCGCCCCCATCCCACTTTCTTTGGGAATTGTTGCGCTGCTAACTTCTGTTATTATATTCCTTGTCGCCGGGACAAATAAAAAAGGCTTGGTGGCATTTTTGGGAGCAATGAGTGGGATTATTGTGACCTGCATGATGGCCATTATTTTTGGTGCAGAGTTCAATATACACGGCGCAATTAAACCTTTTTCTGAGACCTTACTCTATTCGGGTTATGCCCATTTAAATCTTACAGATATATTCCTTGCCGGTATTTTTATTTCCTCCTCAGGCGCGGTTATGGATATCTCAATGGATATTGCAGCCTCTCAAGCCGAAATCATCAATCACAACCCGGCAATTAGTACAAAAAAATTACGCCAGTCAGGATTCGAAGTTGGTAAAGTTGTTGTAGGAACCATGACGACCACCCTTTTACTGGCCTATTCGGGCGGTTTCTCAGCACTCCTAATGGTTTTCATCGCTCAGGGTACCCCCATGACTAATATCCTCAATCTTAATTACGTTTCGGGCGAATTGTTACACACCTTAGTTGGTAGCTTTGGTTTGGTCTTGGTCGCCCCTTTTACAGCAATCATTGGAAGTTGGGTGTTTACCCGTCAAAAGGTTTCAAAAATATCAAACTAAAAAAAGCCTTAAACCAAACTCTTCTCGATATAACGCCTAGTTTATTTAGATTAAATCAAAATAAATAAATCTATTTTGCCAAATAAAAAAATAGGCATACTTTTGATTAACCGATTTAGTAAACCGATTTAGTAAAATTTACACATTGAAGAAGAAGTCAATTAAGGATATCGCCCAAGACTTAGGTCTATCAAAAACGACCGTTTCTTTTGTTCTCAACAACAAAGGAGATGAGAAGAATATTAGTAAAAAAACGCAAAAAAAAATATTGGATTATGTCAGTGAAGTGGGCTATCAGCCCAATCAAATAGCTAAGAGTTTAAAAAAAGGCAAAACAAACACGATAGGCTATTTGGTTCCCGATATCTCCAACCCCTTTTTTGCAAAAATAGGACGTTTGCTTGAAGATCATTTTTGGGAAAAAGGCTATCACTTGCTTATTGGTAGTACTGATGAAAATAAAGATAAAGAAACGCAAGTTCTTAACATGTTTGTGAACCGTCAGGTCGATGCCTTAATAGTCGCTTCCTGTTTTATACAAAGTGATGCGATCAAGTCATTATTGTCACAAGATTTTCCTCTCGTATTTTTTGATAGAGAAGATCCGGAAATCGAAGCCAACTACA from Ancylomarina subtilis harbors:
- a CDS encoding AMP-dependent synthetase/ligase, producing the protein METIIQLFEKSVEQYPNNPFLWEKNDGAYIPQSYKELQTEVHLLAAGLFAIGIKKGDRIGLLSEGRNAWVLSELGILYAGAVNVPLSVKLDAQNELKFRLQHSEARLLIVSKNHLSKIREIKDDLDFLEQIIVIDEDIELQSKEIYLSSLLSFGQNLSDEDRMQLETLWLAIEANDNANISYTSGTTADPKGIILSHNNYTSNVKQASSLMDIPPSYKTLLILPWDHSFAHTAGIYSFMLKGASIAAVQQGNSPMDALKNIPKNIKEIQPDILLSVPALAKNFKKNIEKNIKAKGPTVERMFNKALDVAYRYNGIGMDKGKGTRKFLKPIYKFYDKLLFSKIRDNFGGNLKFFVGGGALLDIELQRFFYAIGLPMYQGYGLSEASPIISSNAHHRHKLGSSGFLVNNMDFKICDDQGNPLPAGEKGEIVIKGGNVMKGYWKNDKASAETLKNDWLHTGDMGHIDEEGFLYVSGRFKSLLIANDGEKYSPEGIEEAFVHNSSYIDQCLLYNNQNPYTIAMIVPNKMAIQAYLKSCGLSSNTEEGQIEALKLLQSEMNAYKTGGIYQDMFPQRWMPTATAVLPEAFSEDNKLVNSTMKVVRDKVIRYFNDYVDYLYTPDGKNFINTKNKETIRNL
- a CDS encoding YibE/F family protein; its protein translation is MIKVPKKSDLILVGLLIIACFSLIVFPNEFSKDQEANTQRVKALVLSTNNELMVETGILKTGTQKLQIRILDGKFKNVEIQAFNQLIGRMEFDKLFIPGDKTLTVLNLNQDHSTIKSANVIDHYRINMELWLLILFVILLVSFAGWVGLKAILSFMFAGLTIWKLLLPGFLKGFAPIPLSLGIVALLTSVIIFLVAGTNKKGLVAFLGAMSGIIVTCMMAIIFGAEFNIHGAIKPFSETLLYSGYAHLNLTDIFLAGIFISSSGAVMDISMDIAASQAEIINHNPAISTKKLRQSGFEVGKVVVGTMTTTLLLAYSGGFSALLMVFIAQGTPMTNILNLNYVSGELLHTLVGSFGLVLVAPFTAIIGSWVFTRQKVSKISN
- a CDS encoding alkaline phosphatase, whose protein sequence is MKFNSKTINLFFALLLLSISVSAKNSEADKQRNNYKGKAPKYIFYFIGDGMGLSQANAAEAYMAAVNGQDGIQKLEMNKFPHHGFYTTNATNRFITGSAAAGTALATGHKTSVNTIGMDASKQKPLQSVAEKARDLGYKVGIISSVSIDHATPASFYAHQPSRSMYYNISLDLSRSNFNYFAGGGIKHPVGDGKVDKNNIMANFGMGTDKDVENKQTNSIELAKKRGYKILNTKKEFNQLRKGDDKIIAIAPRLVGGKALPYAIDQNENDIPLSEFTKKGIELLNNKKGFFMMVEGGKIDWTCHANDAATAIKEVMNFDAAIKVALDFYNKHPKETLIVVGGDHETGGMALGFSGSHYHSAFKLLQYQNISNDGFTEIINEYKKNNKDNYKLEDGMALVEKHFGLGNKNKGLELSNLEKKQLKNAFEQSMSDNKEIKKDDQFYLLYGSYNPLAVTACHILSQKAGIGWTSFSHTATPIPVKAIGVGSELFSGYFDNTDMAKNIFRLLELN